In Aspergillus nidulans FGSC A4 chromosome II, a single window of DNA contains:
- a CDS encoding uncharacterized protein (transcript_id=CADANIAT00004387), protein MPIKSFKFSRRKSSGTILEDGENPTQSSFRVFERPSTGRKSLSDGNLLKTGDSGSPPEDDNIFAGSDGPVYRNLTGGNTLESPAAVRFSSSTRRSTDLQTQFDSQSPHSKNLHDIPVPPLSSALRAAGRTFSFGARFSKTPAVPHHRPSSPDTTRSRATTNSTTSTATPPKLLDTELQIGRVDDGFENMFDGIGAQEMAQNSNASASKPGFSTKRDEKPAPINTDRSQEVDPSPYSWGSRHSGEGLLAAADSPQDHPSTAELSMVPPPLGPRRKSSPMFDAVPASTTSHRSLEKPRTATEKGLRRSIISPSKRDTVAIDDEDAKLVMASLNYSKRMSQAHTLDDSADMGAEDDIALFGSDKTTKDVSAQRGYFPPAGPTGDSVDASIAAHARLAAEYENKPAPAPSSNKVMTPSQFEHYRLQQELKRANDGGSDTDDSAESDFDEEDEAEKNRETERQRRKQEAHLSVYRQQMMKVTGQQSPSPSLRPEDRGSSSTPNLANLSLHPGNPSGSGKSSEGDDDEEIPLGILAAHGFPNRNRPPSRLMSSNSMQNLRASYHQPHLGSAGSDFGGGNRSSLPVFARNLPRDPYFGASLVAPANRESLAFGGGGGSVYGGPSAATGSSPALPPGGLVGVIATEERARAMRRGSPNTQAMYDHSQGIPGPTGNMGGVPRPHTMLGMNSTHGPSFQPSVSATEQAQIQLSQQMSSMMQMQMQWMQQMIQLQGGQVPPQQLASPGNLPMPSFPGNTNSRPSSMPSVGGAFNNVSPSYGGGNQRTLSMLDPNVSSRLNSPAGLYAHGGNRPETPGGPGYAPSLAPSERSNVGLAPRYRPVSTLPVEAESGSFLPQSKPRNDENRRATYLGPSTNTNPSNTTIRPLSSYGKTLTVPSRLSSHSPAQPDEDDDDEGWAEMMKKREKKRTNWKVKKESSNFGEDLLNAVH, encoded by the exons ATGCCGATCAAGTCTTTCAAATTCTCGCGGAGAAAATCTTCAGGAACTATTCTCGAAGATGGGGAAAACCCGACACAATCATCGTTCCGTGTCTTTGAGCGCCCCTCCACCGGCCGCAAGTCTCTTAGCGATGGTAATCTCCTGAAAACGGGGGATAGTGGTTCCCCACCGGAAGACGATAATATTTTTGCTGGGTCTGACGGCCCTGTTTACAGGAATCT TACTGGAGGAAATACACTTGaaagcccagcagcagttcGTTTTAGCTCGTCAACGCGCCGCTCGACAGACCTACAAACCCAATTTGACTCCCAATCCCCACATTCCAAGAATCTCCACGATATCCCAGTACCTCCGCTGTCTAGTGCACTGCGCGCAGCCGGCCGAACTTTTTCGTTCGGCGCCCGGTTCTCGAAGACACCTGCAGTGCCGCACCATCGCCCGTCATCTCCAGATACAACTCGGAGCAGAGCAACCACAAACAGCACCACAAGCACGGCAACGCCGCCAAAGCTTCTAGATACGGAATTACAGATCGGTCGAGTGGATGATGGTTTTGAGAACATGTTTGACGGCATTGGTGCTCAGGAAATGGCTCAGAACTCG AATGCTTCTGCCAGCAAACCGGGGTTTAGTACGAAAAGGGATgagaaacccgccccgaTAAACACAGACCGCTCCCAAGAAGTTGACCCGTCCCCGTACTCGTGGGGTAGCCGCCACTCAGGCGAAGGTCTTCTAGCAGCTGCGGATTCGCCACAAGACCATCCTAGTACCGCAGAATTGAGCATGGTACCTCCTCCACTAGGACCGCGCCGCAAATCGTCGCCGATGTTTGACGCCGTACCGGCCAGTACTACCTCACATCGCTCTCTGGAGAAACCGAGAACGGCAACCGAAAAGGGTTTGCGGAGGAGCATCATATCTCCATCTAAACGGGACACGGTTGccattgacgatgaagatgcgaAGCTAGTTATGGCGTCTCTCAATTATAGTAAAAGAATGTCGCAAGCTCATACTTTGGATGATTCGGCAGATATGGGAGCGGAAGACGATATTGCTCTGTTTGGCTCCGACAAAACAACAAAGGATGTATCTGCGCAGCGAGGATACTTTCCACCTGCCGGCCCCACTGGCGACAGTGTAGATGCTTCCATTGCAGCCCATGCACGGTTGGCTGCGGAGTATGAAAATAAGCCCGCCCCAGCGCCGTCTTCCAACAAAGTCATGACTCCGTCCCAATTCGAACACTATCGGCTGCAACAAGAATTGAAAAGAGCAAATGATGGTGGGTCTGACACTGATGATTCTGCAGAAAGCGActttgacgaagaggatgaggcggaGAAAAATCGGGAAACTGAGAGGCAGCGACGGAAACAAGAGGCTCATCTGTCTGTTTACCGTCAGCAAATGATGAAGGTCACTGGACAGCAGTCcccatctccatctcttcgcccGGAAGatcgcggcagcagcagtacgCCGAATCTAGCGAATCTCTCTTTGCATCCTGGTAACCCATCCGGGAGCGGGAAAAGCAGCGAaggggacgatgatgaggagattcCGCTCGGCATATTGGCAGCCCATGGGTTCCCAAACCGAAATCGCCCACCGAGCCGTCTTATGTCATCCAACTCCATGCAAAACCTCCGCGCATCATACCATCAACCACACCTAGGGTCTGCAGGCTCAGATTTTGGCGGCGGAAATCGAAGCAGCTTGCCCGTCTTTGCCAGAAATCTTCCACGGGACCCCTATTTTGGTGCAAGCTTGGTTGCTCCCGCAAACAGAGAATCTCTGGCTTTTGGAGGAGGGGGTGGCTCGGTGTATGGTGGCCCATCAGCCGCTACAGGATCATCTCCTGCCCTACCACCGGGGGGATTGGTTGGCGTTATCGCTACTGAAGAACGGGCCAGAGCTATGAGGCGAGGAAGTCCGAACACTCAAGCGATGTATGACCACTCACAAGGAATTCCGGGTCCAACAGGAAACATGGGAGGTGTTCCTAGGCCTCATACGATGCTCGGCATGAACTCGACCCACGGGCCTAGTTTCCAACCATCAGTCTCCGCGACGGAACAAGCTCAGATACAGCTATCTCAGCAGATGAGCAGcatgatgcagatgcagatgcagtggaTGCAGCAAATGATTCAGCTCCAGGGTGGGCAGGTCCCCCCCCAACAACTCGCATCGCCTGGAAATCTGCCAATGCCGTCTTTCCCGGGCAACACGAATTCAAGGCCGTCATCAATGCCCTCCGTCGGTGGAGCGTTTAATAATGTGTCTCCAAGCTACGGGGGAGGGAACCAAAGGACACTAAGTATGCTCGACCCCAATGTCTCGTCCAGGTTGAATAGCCCGGCTGGGTTATATGCACATGGCGGAAATCGACCAGAAACTCCAGGTGGGCCTGGCTATGCTCCTTCACTCGCCCCATCGGAGCGCAGCAATGTTGGGCTAGCGCCGCGCTACAGGCCTGTGTCTACGCTGCCAGTCGAGGCTGAATCAGGCAGCTTCCTCCCCCAGTCAAAGCCACGGAATGACGAGAACCGTAGAGCCACTTATCTGGGTCCCTCTACGAATACGAACCCGTCGAACACGACAATACGCCCTCTATCCTCCTACGGCAAGACTCTTACCGTTCCATCCAGACTTAGCAGCCATAGCCCGGCTCAACctgatgaggatgacgatgatgaggggTGGGCAGAAATGATGAAGAAAcgagaaaagaaacgaacCAACTGGAAAGTCAAGAAAGAGTCATCAAACTTTGGTGAGGATCTATTGAATGCGGTACATTAA
- a CDS encoding nitronate monooxygenase (transcript_id=CADANIAT00004386), with amino-acid sequence MSTTQALQTSYPWTKMPLLASAPMLNIASAQLAVSVSAAGGLGFLAGGFDVSSLESNLEEAVQLFKQSNSPAQQNYAASGMLPIGIGFLNWGADLPRSIAAIANYRPCAVWFFGAKAIPEDLRPWFEQVRAVTDNKTKIWVQVGTVSEAVAVAESLSPDALVVQGSDAGGHGLTNSASIITLVPEVKDALEARQLRDHIPIIAAGGIVDGRGLAASLVLGASGAAMGTRFLASSEARIARGYQDEVLRASDGGVSTVRSTVYDRVRGILSWPSRYDGRGVINQTYIDAVERGMSDEENKALYEEELKKGDSGWGPNARLTTYAGTGLGLVREILPAADIVANVIREAESTLQGLKV; translated from the coding sequence ATGTCCACCACTCAAGCCCTACAGACTTCCTACCCATGGACTAAGATGCCTCTACTGGCGTCGGCACCAATGCTGAATATTGCCTCGGCCCAGCtcgccgtctccgtctcagcagcaggtggCCTGGgctttcttgctggaggtTTCGACGTCTCGTCTCTTGAGAGCAATCTTGAAGAAGCCgtgcagctcttcaagcaATCGAACTCACCTGCTCAACAAAACTACGCCGCAAGCGGTATGCTTCCAATTGGAATCGGCTTCCTCAACTGGGGTGCCGATCTCCCCAGGTCTATCGCTGCAATTGCGAATTACCGGCCGTGTGCCGTTTGGTTCTTTGGGGCCAAGGCAATACCCGAAGATCTCCGCCCCTGGTTTGAGCAGGTACGTGCTGTGACCGACAACAAGACAAAGATCTGGGTCCAGGTAGGCACTGTAAGCGAGGCGGTCGCCGTCGCAGAGTCCCTGAGTCCAGATGCCTTGGTAGTTCAAGGCTCAGATGCAGGCGGCCATGGCCTGACCAACTCAGCATCTATAATCACCCTCGTACCTGAGGTTAAGGATGCTCTTGAGGCGCGGCAGCTAAGGGATCACATACCAATCATCGCAGCTGGGGGTATAGTAGACGGGCGAGGCCTGGCTGCATCCCTGGTGCTCGGAGCTTCGGGTGCGGCTATGGGCACTAGGTTTCTAGCCTCCTCGGAGGCAAGGATCGCCCGCGGATACCAAGACGAGGTGCTCCGTGCATCTGATGGCGGCGTGAGTACTGTTCGCTCCACTGTGTATGATCGTGTGCGAGGAATCTTGAGCTGGCCCTCGCGATATGATGGACGAGGCGTAATAAATCAGACTTATATCGATGCCGTGGAAAGAGGTATGAGTGACGAGGAGAATAAAGCGCTCTACGAGGAAGAGTTAAAGAAGGGAGACTCGGGATGGGGCCCAAATGCTAGATTAACAACATACGCTGGCACCGGACTTGGGCTCGTGAGGGAAATCCTTCCTGCCGCCGACATTGTAGCAAATGTGATTCGAGAGGCAGAAAGTACCTTGCAGGGTCTGAAAGTTTAG
- a CDS encoding condensin subunit BRN1 (transcript_id=CADANIAT00004389), whose amino-acid sequence MPRVSKHRRSNGAATPQKNSPLKLEATLIISVRIPLNDDVEEKAARMGARQALHDRQMDQIKAAVKTPMPPRRYTIHDRSSMSPSTPQGSGHRHRDSDAHGRRGVTPMKRVPILANFEEWMKMATDNKINATNSWNFALIDYFHDMSLLKEGDSVNFQKASCTLDGCVKIYTSRVDSVATETGKLLSGLADSRDKKAREAEAEGEGAEDDEEDGEEGTSKRSRRKRTHEATLAPSFSSLQLKKFELEFSVDPLFKKASADFDEGGAKGLLLNHLSIDGHGRIVFDSSDDAVETAQDRDDTRAQSESLEDPESTSQPPPTEPPRDDSFEGGVEIDIAPLASKFFPDLDRLDAQDICPSLKNFDLGDPSGSLDIPLLKAPEDWRQDKGDDDGHPSNDASGIMLDDDNAVGFDDDGSLAGFDLSDDAGFGGGGEAWAREAALEPMLKVHRVDLEGEEVQDGGSLDNDDAYAISLNHQPSSRDHENILSYFDNALQKNWAGPEHWKIRRIKENAATTAASTAPKQRKEKEPFEIDFSAPLDPTVAELIYLPASSNSAISLPKSQWKTKGRNLLPDDKHFNSRQLLRLFLKPKARMGSRKLNGPRSFTQRRQEQTSGNGEMDEAFWANHKTEDQTGDDEAAPGAYDANFFADDDGLAFPNGIDLDDDDNLPFADAREMLSPPPGGVPGTAAGDAGGATGLAALLNMVGATPGGSQVQSASGGFGSQLVTQGGRRARPDYVAYARVAKKVDVRRLKTEMWKGMGERLISAMDSGPQLSAATSPSKEQHETDDDGPSTPTPIHKRPRLSSDLEPAKEGHLRFTEIMNSLKSVYPPEMLRDISTSYGFICLLHLANEQGLILQNDDDSSGLGLGKLEEIFVRKDTSAILDEMAA is encoded by the exons ATGCCCCGCGTCTCAAAGCACCGCCGCTCCAACGGCGCCGCGACTCCTCAGAAGAATTCACCCCTAAA GTTGGAAGCGACGCTAATCATTTCTGTTAGAATCCCGCTGAacgacgatgtcgaggagaAAGCAGCCCGTATGGGGGCTCGGCAGGCTCTACATGACCGTCAGATGGATCAAATCAAAGCCGCAGTCAAAACGCCTATGCCGCCGCGCAGGTATACCATACATGATCGATCGAGCATGAGCCCTTCCACGCCCCAAGGTTCTGGTCATCGGCATCGGGATAGTGATGCTCATGGGCGGCGGGGGGTTACCCCAATGAAGCGCGTACCAATCCTAGCGAACTTCGAAGAGTGGATGAAAATGGCTACCGATAACAAAATTAACGCTACAAACTCATGGAATTTCGCCTTGATCGATTATTTCCACGACATGTCGCTTTTGAAGGAAGGAGACAGTGTGAACTTCCAAAAAGCTAGCTGCACATTGGATGGATGTGTGAAGATCTACACAAGCAGAGTTGATAGCGTGGCCACGGAAACAGGGAAACTCCTGAGCGGTTTGGCAGATAGCAGGGACAAGAAAGCACGCGAGGCGGAGGCTGAAGGCGAGGgcgctgaagacgatgaggaggacggcGAAGAGGGTACTAGCAAGAGGTCACGCAGAAAG CGCACGCACGAGGCTACACTCGctccttcattttcttcGCTCCAGTTGAAGAAATTCGAGCTCGAATTCTCAGTTGATCCGCTGTTCAAAAAAGCTTCCGCAGACTTTGACGAGGGTGGTGCCAAAGGACTACTCTTAAACCATTTATCGATCGATGGACATGGCCGTATTGTATTCGACAGTAGCGATGACGCCGTGGAAACTGCTCAAGATAGGGATGACACAAGAGCACAGTCAGAGTCCCTCGAAGACCCGGAATCGACATCGCAACCTCCACCTACCGAACCACCTCGCGACGATTCATTCGAAGGAGGTGTAGAGATAGACATCGCTCCATTGGCTAGCAAGTTCttcccagatcttgacagACTTGACGCCCAAGATATTTGCCCTTCTTTAAAGAATTTCGACCTTGGTGATCCTAGTGGCTCATTGGATATCCCTCTTCTGAAGGCTCCTGAAGACTGGCGGCAGGATAAAGGCGATGACGACGGGCATCCATCCAATGACGCATCAGGAATcatgcttgatgatgataatgctGTCGGGTTTGATGACGATGGCAGCTTGGCTGGCTTTGATCTcagtgatgatgctgggttCGGCGGTGGAGGGGAGGCTTGGGCTCGGGAGGCCGCCTTGGAGCCTATGCTTAAGGTGCACCGTGTGGACTTGGAAGGTGAAGAAGTTCAGGATGGCGGAAGCCTCGACAATGACGATGCCTATGCTATATCGCTCAACCACCAACCAAGCAGCCGGGACCATGAGAACATTCTTAGTTATTTTGATAACGCATTGCAGAAAAACTGGGCTGGCCCTGAGCATTGGAAGATTCGACGAATAAAGGAAAATGCTGCTACAACTGCCGCCAGCACGGCGCCAAAGCAGCGAAAGGAAAAGGAGCCATTCGAAATTGATTTTTCTGCGCCGCTCGATCCCACTGTGGCCGAATTGATCTATTTACCAGCAAGCTCTAACTCCGCAATATCCCTTCCCAAATCGCAGTGGAAAACAAAAGGCCGAAACTTGCTTCCGGATGATAAACACTTCAACTCGAGGCAGCTGCTTCGACTTTTCCTCAAGCCCAAGGCACGCATGGGCTCTAGGAAACTAAACGGGCCGCGGAGCTTCACCCAGCGACGCCAGGAACAGACGTCAGGGAATggggagatggatgaggcATTCTGGGCCAATCACAAGACTGAGGATCAGACTGGCGATGATGAGGCAGCTCCTGGGGCGTATGATGCTAACTTCTttgcggacgatgatggccTTGCTTTCCCCAATGGCATTGATcttgacgacgacgacaatcTTCCATTCGCTGACGCTAGGGAAATGTTGTCTCCTCCACCCGGCGGCGTTCCAGGTACAGCTGCGGGAGATGCTGGTGGGGCCACAGGGCTCGCAGCATTACTGAATATGGTGGGTGCAACACCGGGTGGCTCACAAGTCCAAAGTGCCTCTGGAGGCTTTGGGTCACAGTTGGTAACGCAAGGTGGTCGGAGAGCACGACCTGACTATGTTGCATACGCCAGAGTGGCCAAGAAAGTTGACGTACGTCGGCTCAAAACAGAGATGTGGAAAGGAATGGGTGAGCGGCTTATATCCGCTATGGATTCCGGCCCCCAACTCAGCGCTGCGACCAGCCCGTCCAAAGAACAGCACGaaactgatgatgatggcccGTCAACACCCACCCCAATTCATAAGCGCCCAAGGCTCTCTTCGGACCTGGAACCTGCTAAAGAAGGGCACTTGCGCTTCACTGAAATAATGAACTCGCTAAAATCAGTCTACCCTCCAGAGATGCTCCGTGATATCAGTACATCATACGGCTTCATTTGCCTACTCCATCTGGCGAATGAACAAGGGCTCATCCTCCAAAACGACGATGATAGCAGCGGCCTTGGTTTAGGTAAATTGGAGGAGATCTTTGTGAGAAAGGATACAAGCGCTATTCTTGATGAAATGGCCGCGTGA
- a CDS encoding sodium/calcium exchanger protein (transcript_id=CADANIAT00004388), giving the protein MYTVLRTVYSSLHTGLGAHDDPVTSSTMFEELTSILPRASALRRRRYSVRSFYWSLAIFTVLAAFSWGLGRWSSPLVAHGFANPSLMKRENELECRLVRNAKDQCAFVRLNCLDEEDGFFSYLQLYYCALAHAKPLAFIIIVLWLSLLFSTIGIAASDFLCIDLSTLASLLGLSESLTGVTFLAFGNGSPDVFSTFAAMRSNSGSLAIGELIGAAGFITSVVAGSMALVRPFKVARRSFVRDVGYFVIAISFSMVLLADGRLHAWESATMVALYFFYVVLVVTWHWYIVRRRRVQERNMAARSHFHIPDNQELDIEEMEDDDPGIATESTSLLRGATTEDFDALESAEAPAWTDPDEDDETRNRHFAEIRSNMRVSRPSAPRRNTLNPIRPSLVGALEFQSVLSSLKRSRSHNRSHSIGLERYSDNSESVQGDRSQFDNISIASHPQSSRTQGNSFLSLDQGTNRTRAVSANDAMGLKLDTNFFTSDNAPQPKLTVSRPSIEDGSNTEISHILESQNGTEFTRSPTSSAFSSRSPSLGPRPGSSVHNPTLLAPPDVFQSLNYSEAASDSRSTPQVSPKGTRYVTDGQDNNSSGAPSPFPPFQDVPGSPLSTAPSIRLPASFSPAEPLQYQEDTFDSGSRLTSPVNWWPRSRSLLRLVVSTLFPTLDGWKAKTIWEKILGIVAAPSVFLLTITLPVVDPVSPEVTSATVPVIVTSAEDDPSAATPIVRLPEDSPQLQAHISESVAERTVAGQDNKFQLDRSRQRYDSELPAVQDPAPTTREWYPWLVYIQLFTGPQFVALISWSAIDSDLTARTFLLLSLCAVVFTLVCLGALLVSERRSPSSLGHPPTSWRPVLAFLGFIVAIFWIATIATEVVSLLKTLGVILNISDSLLGLTVFAVGNSLGDLVANITVARLGYPVMALSACFGGPMLNILLGIGLGGLYMTLHTTKGHTSDAADITYDIAVSKVLVISGATLLTTLVGLLIIIPWNKWRMDRKIGCGLIILWCVSTLSNVIAEIVS; this is encoded by the exons ATGTACACTGTGCTCCGTACAGT CTATTCTTCCCTCCACACCGGACTCGGCGCCCACGATGACCCCGTCACATCGTCCACCATGTTTGAAGAACTGACGTCTATTTTACCCAGAGCGTCGGCCCTTCGGAGGCGTCGATATTCCGTCAGGTCATTTTACTGGTCTCTTGCGATATTCACCGTCCTTGCGGCCTTCAGTTGGGGCTTGGGACGATGGAGCAGTCCCTTGGTCGCTCATGGCTTCGCAAACCCCTCGCTTATGAAACGGGAGAATGAACTAGAG TGCCGCTTGGTCCGCAACGCGAAAGATCAATGCGCCTTTGTCCGCTTGAACTGTctcgatgaggaagacggtTTCTTCTCGTACCTTCAATTATACTACTGCGCCCTCGCACATGCGAAGCCGCTAGCTTTTATCATTATCGTACTCTGGCTGTCACTGCTCTTCAGTACGATTGGTATTGCGGCAAGCGACTTCCTGTGTATCGACCTAAGCACCTTGGCCAGTCTACTGGGCCTGAGCGAGAGTCTGACAGGTGTTACGTTCCTTGCCTTTGGAAACGGCAGTCCTGATGTTTTTTCTACATTTGCTGCCATGCGGTCCAATAGTGGCAGCTTGGCTATTGGAGAGCTCATAGGAGCTGCAGGCTTCATAACCTCTGTGGTTGCTGGCTCGATGGCGCTGGTCCGTCCATTCAAAGTTGCCCGCAGAAGTTTTGTCCGTGATGTCGGGTATTTTGTTATTGCTATAAGTTTCAGTATGGTTCTCTTAGCGGATGGTCGCCTTCACGCTTGGGAGTCAGCTACCATGGTGGCActttatttcttctatgTCGTGCTGGTTGTGACGTGGCACTGGTACATTGTTCGGCGCCGCCGAGTGCAAGAGAGAAATATGGCTGCTCGGTCACATTTCCATATACCGGACAACCAGGAGCTGGAcatcgaagagatggaagatgatgatccTGGAATAGCGACAGAATCAACCAGTCTTCTCCGTGGTGCGACCACCGAAGATTTCGATGCCCTGGAAAGCGCCGAAGCGCCGGCTTGGACCGACccggatgaggatgatgaaacACGCAATAGACATTTTGCGGAGATTCGAAGTAACATGCGTGTATCTCGGCCCTCAGCGCCAAGGCGCAATACGCTCAATCCCATCCGGCCGAGTTTGGTCGGTGCATTGGAGTTCCAGTCTGTTTTGTCCTCCTTAAAACGGTCGAGGAGCCACAATAGAAGCCACTCAATCGGTCTTGAGAGGTACTCAGACAATTCGGAAAGCGTACAGGGCGATCGTTCACAGTTCGACAATATATCCATAGCATCTCATCCCCAAAGCAGCCGCACCCAGGGCAACAGTTTTCTGTCTCTCGATCAAGGAACTAATCGAACTCGAGCGGTCTCGGCAAACGACGCTATGGGTTTGAAATTAGACACCAATTTCTTCACCAGTGACAATGCACCGCAACCAAAATTGACTGTGAGCAGACCTTCAATCGAGGATGGATCTAACACGGAGATCTCGCATATTCTCGAGTCCCAGAATGGCACAGAGTTTACCAGGTCACCCACGTCTAGTGCATTTTCATCGCGCAGTCCAAGCCTGGGCCCAAGACCAGGGTCCAGCGTCCATAATCCTACTCTACTCGCACCACCTGATGTCTTCCAGTCCCTCAACTACTCCGAAGCGGCATCGGATTCCCGCTCCACGCCTCAAGTATCCCCAAAGGGTACTAGATATGTTACGGATGGGCAGGACAACAACTCATCAGGCGCACCCAGTCCCTTCCCCCCATTTCAAGATGTGCCTGGGTCACCATTATCCACGGCGCCAAGCATTCGTCTGCCCGCCTCATTCAGTCCAGCAGAGCCGTTACAGTACCAGGAAGATACGTTTGACAGTGGCAGTCGACTTACATCTCCGGTTAATTGGTGGCCTCGATCGCGCTCTTTACTGCGGCTGGTTGTGTCTACACTCTTCCCAACCCTGGATGGGTGGAAAGCCAAGACAATTTGGGAGAAAATTCTAGGCATTGTCGCCGCTCCTAGCGTGTTCCTTTTGACAATCACCCTCCCCGTGGTCGACCCAGTATCTCCCGAAGTTACGTCTGCTACTGTGCCTGTCATTGTGActtctgcagaagatgaTCCGAGCGCAGCAACGCCTATTGTGCGCCTACCAGAGGATAGTCCACAACTCCAAGCTCACATCTCAGAGTCTGTTGCAGAGCGAACAGTAGCAGGTCAAGATAACAAATTCCAACTGGATCGGTCTCGGCAGCGCTACGACTCTGAGCTTCCCGCCGTGCAAGATCCTGCTCCAACAACACGAGAATGGTACCCGTGGCTGGTATATATTCAGCTCTTTACAGGCCCCCAATTCGTAgccttgatttcttggtCCGCGATAGACTCAGACCTGACGGCACGCACCTTCCTGCTCCTTTCACTATGCGCCGTGGTCTTCACTCTTGTATGCCTCGGTGCTCTTCTCGTCAGTGAGCGCCGAAGCCCCAGCTCCTTAGGCCATCCGCCGACCTCGTGGCGCCCAGTTCTTGCATTTCTGGGCTTCATTGTTGCCATTTTCTGGATTGCAACCATTGCCACAGAGGTCGTCAGTCTCCTCAAGACCCTTGGcgtcatcctcaacatcagcgACTCTCTCCTCGGTCTCACCGTTTTTGCCGTCGGAAATTCTCTCGGCGACTTGGTCGCCAATATCACCGTTGCCCGTCTTGGTTATCCAGTCATGGCACTAAGCGCCTGCTTCGGTGGCCCCATGCTCAACATCCTTCTTGGGATCGGCCTCGGTGGGCTATATATGACCCTACACACTACGAAGGGCCATACCAGCGATGCCGCCGACATCACCTACGACATCGCCGTCTCCAAAGTCCTTGTTATCAGTGGCGCTACGCTTTTAACGACCTTGGTCGGGTTACTGATTATAATACCTTGGAATAAGTGGCGGATGGACCGCAAGATCGGTTGTGGTCTTATTATTCTGTGGTGTGTGAGCACTTTAAGCAACGTGATTGCCGAAATCGTCTCTTGA